Proteins encoded by one window of Dreissena polymorpha isolate Duluth1 chromosome 11, UMN_Dpol_1.0, whole genome shotgun sequence:
- the LOC127851179 gene encoding melanoma-associated antigen E1-like, with the protein MACHVCTRVGTATSVVDHQTVNAEFVSSLPPLGPATSVVDRQTVNAEFVSSLPPLGSATSVVDRQTVNAEFVSSLPPLGPATSVVDRQTVNAEFVSSLSPLSFGPATSVVDRQSANTEFVSSLPPLGPATSVVDRQSANAEFVSSLPPLSVGPATSVVDRQSVNAEFVSSLPPLSVGPATSVVDRQSVNAEFVSSLPPLSVGAATSVVDRQTVNAEFVSSLPPLSVGSATSVGDLQTVNAEFVSSLPPLSVGPATSVVDRQTANAEFVSSLPPLSVGAATSVVDRQTVNAEFVSSLPPLSVGAATSVVDRQTVNAEFVSSLPPLSVGAATSVVGHQTVNAEFVSSLPPLSVGAATSVVDRQTVNAEFVSSQPPLSAILVNGVFGHFC; encoded by the exons ATGGCCTGCCATGTG TGCACTAGAGTCGGAACCGCTACCTCCGTTGTTGACCACCAGACTGTCAATGCAGAGTTTGTGAGTTCTCTCCCGCCCCTGGGACCCGCTACCTCCGTTGTTGACCGCCAGACTGTCAATGCAGAGTTTGTGAGTTCTCTCCCGCCCCTGGGATCCGCTACCTCCGTTGTTGACCGCCAGACTGTCAATGCAGAGTTTGTGAGTTCTCTTCCGCCCCTGGGACCCGCTACCTCCGTTGTTGACCGCCAGACTGTCAATGCAGAGTTTGTGAGTTCTCTCTCGCCCCTGTCATTCGGACCCGCTACCTCCGTTGTTGACCGCCAGAGCGCCAATACAGAGTTTGTGAGTTCTCTCCCGCCCCTGGGACCCGCTACCTCCGTTGTTGACCGCCAGAGCGCCAATGCAGAGTTTGTGAGTTCTCTCCCGCCCCTGTCAGTCGGACCCGCTACCTCCGTTGTTGACCGCCAGAGTGTCAATGCAGAGTTTGTGAGTTCTCTCCCGCCCCTGTCAGTCGGACCCGCTACCTCCGTTGTTGACCGCCAGAGTGTCAATGCAGAGTTTGTGAGTTCTCTCCCGCCCCTGTCAGTCGGAGCCGCTACCTCCGTTGTTGACCGCCAGACTGTCAACGCAGAGTTTGTGAGTTCTCTCCCGCCCCTGTCAGTCGGATCCGCTACATCCGTTGGTGACCTCCAGACTGTCAATGCAGAGTTTGTGAGTTCTCTCCCGCCCCTGTCAGTCGGACCCGCTACCTCCGTTGTTGACCGCCAGACTGCCAATGCAGAGTTTGTGAGTTCTCTTCCGCCCCTGTCAGTCGGAGCCGCTACCTCCGTTGTTGACCGCCAGACGGTCAATGCAGAGTTTGTGAGTTCTCTCCCGCCCCTGTCAGTCGGAGCCGCTACCTCCGTTGTTGACCGCCAGACTGTCAATGCAGAGTTTGTGAGTTCTCTACCGCCCCTGTCAGTCGGAGCCGCTACCTCCGTTGTTGGCCACCAGACTGTCAATGCAGAGTTTGTGAGTTCTCTCCCGCCCCTGTCAGTCGGAGCCGCTACCTCCGTTGTTGACCGCCAGACTGTCAATGCAGAGTTTGTGAGTTCTCAACCGCCCCTGTCAGCCATTTTGGTCAATGGTGTCTTCGGCCATTTTTGCTAA
- the LOC127850133 gene encoding thiopurine S-methyltransferase-like has protein sequence MSAKNAETDLDAGVLNNSEWVKRWEVGDTAFHQGAHDPLFDTHGVMMFEGGAKSVFAPLCGKSFDLIWMYNRGHTVVGAEIAEQAVQELFSENKLDVHVQHVEGVGPLYKSTDGRLQVYVGDLFDLTKDRLGEFDRVWDSKSIVAINVVDQERYRDLLLSFLKKDGQYYLMIIDYDPAVWPGPPHNITDQRVRQLYGEYCNIEVIQESNLTGISNPDNKASGGHAPPAEPNSVGAALRTSSYLYERYYKMTFK, from the exons ATGTCAGCCAAAAATGCCGAAACAGACCTGGATGCGGGCGTGCTTAACAACTCGGAATGGGTCAAGAG ATGGGAGGTTGGAGACACCGCCTTTCACCAAGGTGCCCATGATCCCTTGTTTGACACGCACGGAGTTATGATGTTCGAGGGCGGGGCGAAGTCCGTGTTTGCGCCACTGTGTGGCAAATCGTTTGATCTGATCTG GATGTATAATCGGGGTCACACCGTGGTTGGCGCGGAGATAGCAGAGCAGGCGGTCCAGGAACTGTTCTCTGAGAACAAGCTTGATGTTCACGTGCAGCACGTAGAGGGAGTTGGGCCTCTGTACAAG AGCACGGACGGACGGCTGCAAGTGTATGTCGGAGATCTGTTTGATTTGACCAA aGATCGCTTGGGCGAGTTTGACCGGGTCTGGGATTCCAAGTCCATCGTGGCCATCAACGTGGTGGATCAGGAAAG GTACCGCGACCTGCTTCTGTCGTTTCTGAAGAAGGATGGGCAGTATTACCTCATGATCATTGACTATGACCCCGCCGTCTGGCCAG GACCGCCACACAACATCACGGATCAGAGGGTCAGACAATTGTACG GTGAATACTGCAACATTGAGGTGATTCAAGAATCTAACCTTACCGGCATCAGCAATCCGGACAACAAAGCATCTGGTGGCCACGCCCCGCCAGCAGAACCGAATTCTGTCGGTGCGGCATTAAGAACATCCTCGTATCTTTATGAGCGATATTATAAAATGACGTTCAAGTGA
- the LOC127851194 gene encoding putative exonuclease GOR — protein MGVELARVTVVGADLEPVYESLVMPDNRIVDLNTRFSGISEEDLEDVHTSLRDVQPVLLSLFTDKTILLGHSLESDLLALKLIHSTVVDTSIVFPHRMGLPFKRALKNLMAEYLKKIIQDDVSGHDSLEDATACLQLMQHKLKDDAR, from the exons ATGGGTGTAGAGCTGGCTCGGGTCACTGTGGTTGGGGCTGATCTGGAACCTGTGTACGAGTCCCTGGTGATGCCTGACAACCGCATTGTAGACCTCAACACCAG GTTCAGTGGTATATCTGAGGAGGACCTGGAGGATGTTCACACCTCGCTGAGGGACGTGCAGCCTGTTCTGCTGTCTCTATTCACAGACAAGACCATCCTGCTGGGGCACAGCCTTGAGTCAGATCTACTGGCTCTCAAGCTGATCCACAGCACAGTGGTTGACACCTCGATAGTGTTTCCTCATCGTATGGGTCTGCCCTTCAAGAGAGCTCTCAAGAACCTCATGGCTGAATACTTGAAGAAGATCATTCAGGATGACGTCAGCGGCCATGACAGTTTGGAAGATGCAACAGCATGTCTGCAACTGATGCAGCACAAACTCAAGGATGACGCAAGATAG